A DNA window from Calliphora vicina chromosome 1, idCalVici1.1, whole genome shotgun sequence contains the following coding sequences:
- the LOC135960632 gene encoding uncharacterized protein LOC135960632 encodes MSLPRTPTQPSVSAATVVSTADPANVPITNPEHVCKICSENMDDKTPCMVINRCNHIFHRICIENSLSNAKECPVCFLTCELEDVRTFSFHIKQNPNRPRGKARGAVSKTYNTRSVSKNLFQDPTTPHNNTTGGELINPRTPPQQNVVPSGMPCNDRNNPQIIPQSNSPSLIDYNRINRMIESSVSKALQSLNLSIQNPRIQQQYSSGNSNLIGSIMETDIQQVLRNLNCNNSANSANNQQYQLPNSNENNPGNIPMLTHQNRPQNIYNSFPNSNHFNRQPSTMRTPSTNCQVATINTDKITSIIQNWCLKFDGSTTGLTVEEFLYRLTSLTNDNFNGDYTIICKNLHILLSGKARDWFWRYHKQERGVIDWSEFCNAIRSQYKDFKSSFDLREEIRNRRQKPGESFDVFYDSISAIMDRLPSAFSEMELIEIIMRNLRPDIRQDLLYIPVHSIPHLRKLVQIRESFLEDEHVKRNLHNRTANAHQPRRHIAEVDLDSVDANPVGSETSIDALHNTPTVTRCWNCDRPGHVWEDCLYERTIFCYGCGAKNTYRPQCPKCKDRKWENYYSRRNKIFKDVELASLKRSKPKRSTIRLNNYYRKRKICSKLLLYAILSDPKDNRFYAKVSFIDYVEYGLLDTGASISCIGSELAKEDFSKFPNFTSCRNFVKTADGAQQRVIGWLNVNITFKEMSCPINLFVIPTISQRLILGIDFWKKFKLVPNVMESADLCDKLSVSASPSVSSDKSESLSEVCGKSDCEKSDDNYMLTSSQQQQLNAVISLFPNFEKQGLGRTGLIKHLIDVGEARPIKQRFYPVSPAVEKLMFTEIDRMLTLGVIEPSNSPWSSPMRLVIKPNKVRLCLDARKVNSVTKKDAYPLPSIEGIFARLPKANIISKLDLKDAYWQIALDDESKPITAFTVPGRPLYQFTVMPFGLCNAPQTMSRLIDELIPPDLKNSVFGYLDDVIIVSENFEEHIGILIRIAGQFRKANLTLNLSKSKFCVTKVKYLGYIIGDGGIVTDPEKVSAIRNWPTPKNIKQVRGFLGLAGWYRRFIANFSSVVYPISETLSTKKKFVWTPEAQQAFEQIKDLLSSAPILSNPDFEKKFFVHCDASDFGIGAVLVQLDNNNEEKPIAFMSRKLNSAQRNYSVTERECLAAIEAIQRFRCYLELQKFEVITDHSSLVWLMKQPNLSGRLARWALKLQAYNFTISHRKGKENIVPDALSRIEFGEVNSLDSSEPEIDLNSTCFDDPDYCDLKNRIHENQSQFPDIKVVEKYVYIRTEHYDGIESNESEAWKLWIPYGLRTTLIKRFHDPPTVSHGGMSKTLELLRRKFYWPGMVVDVRNFVRSCELCKTTKHPNFVLKPEMGKQTITIRPFQRLYIDLLGPYPRSKKGNIGILIVLDHLSKFQWLQPLKKFTSSSIKDFLETQIFHVYGIPETIVSDNGSQFRANDLNAYFTSLGIKHIYTAVYSPQSNASERVNRSIIAAIRAFLKHEHTKWDENLSAINCALRNGYHQSINMSPYHVVFGFNMITHGSAYALLNNLKTLNEPTASLSRDDHLQLIRKDIQKYLNQAYKQNQRTYNLRTRPEKFHIGQEVLRRNFVQSNMEKRFNAKFAPLFVKATVKEKLGNHYYVLTDSDGKIVGTYHAKDIRT; translated from the exons ATGTCCTTGCCAAGAACACCTACTCAGCCTTCAGTATCCGCTGCCACAGTGGTATCTACAGCTGATCCAGCTAATGTTCCAATTACAAACCCAGAACATGTCTGTAAAATTTGTAGTGAGAACATGGATGATAAAACCCCTTGTATGGTTATTAATCGGTGTAATCATATCTTCCATAGAATTTGCATTGAAAACTCTTTATCCAATGCTAAAGAGTGCCCAGTCTGTTTTCTCACATGTGAGTTAGAGGATGTTCGAACATTTTCATTTCACATTAAGCAAAACCCTAACAGACCAAGAGGCAAAGCTCGTGGAGCTGTTTCAAAAACTTATAATACTAGAAGTGTTAGTAAAAATCTTTTTCAAGACCCTACAACTCCTCACAATAATACGACTGGTGGAGAATTGATTAACCCCAGAACTCCACCTCAGCAAAACGTTGTTCCTTCTGGAATGCCTTGCAATGATAGAAACAATCCCCAGATAATACCACAATCCAATTCACCCAGTTTAATAGATTATAATCGTATTAACCGGATGATAGAGTCAAGTGTTTCAAAAGCTTTACAAAGTCTCAATTTGTCTATTCAAAACCCTCGGATTCAGCAACAATATTCTTCGGGAAACTCTAATTTAATAGGAAGCATAATGGAAACTGATATACAACAGGTTTTacgaaatttaaattgtaacaactctgcAAACTCTGCTAACAACCAACAATATCAACTACCCAATTCTAACGAAAACAATCCTGGAAATATTCCCATGTTAACTCATCAGAATCGACctcaaaatatatacaattctTTTCCAAATTCAAACCATTTTAATCGACAACCAAGTACTATGAGAACACCATCTACAAATTGCCAAGTTGCTACGATAAACACCGATAAAATTACATCGATTATCCAAAACTGGTGTTTAAAATTTGACGGTTCAACTACTGGGTTAACGGTAGAAGAGTTTTTGTATAGACTAACCTCGCTAACCAACGATAACTTCAATGGAGATTACACGATTATATGTAAGAATCTTCACATACTTTTATCCGGGAAAGCGCGAGATTGGTTCTGGCGCTATCACAAGCAGGAAAGAGGTGTTATCGATTGGAGCGAATTCTGCAACGCGATTAGATCTCAATATAAAGATTTTAAGTCTTCTTTTGATCTTCGTGAGGAAATAAGAAATAGAAGACAAAAACCAGGAGAGTCGTTTGATGTCTTTTATGATTCTATATCCGCAATTATGGACAGGTTGCCTTCTGCTTTTTCTGAAATGGAGTTAATTGAGATCATAATGCGAAACTTAAGACCGGATATAAGGCAAGATTTGTTATATATTCCTGTACATTCAATACCCCATTTACGAAAATTAGTCCAAATACGGGAATCTTTTCTTGAAGACGAACATGTTAAGCGAAACTTGCACAACCGTACTGCTAATGCTCATCAACCTCGAAGACATATTGCTGAAGTCGATTTAGATTCTGTAGATGCTAACCCTGTAGGCTCTGAAACTTCAATAGATGCTTTACATAATACCCCCACTGTTACACGCTGCTGGAATTGCGATAGACCAGGTCATGTTTGGGAAGACTGCCTTTACGAAAGgactattttttgttatggTTGTGGGGCTAAAAATACTTATAGACCACAGTGTCCCAAATGTAAAGACAGAAA ATGGGAAAACTATTACTCAAGgcgtaataaaatttttaaggatGTCGAATTAGCTTCACTTAAACGATCTAAACCTAAACGTTCCACAATAAGACTCAACAATTATTATAGAAAACGAAAAATTTGCTCCAAATTATTACTCTATGCTATCCTTAGTGATCCAAAAGATAATCGTTTCTATGCCAAGGTGTCTTTTATAGATTATGTAGAATACGGTTTGTTAGATACTGGTGCTAGCATTAGCTGCATTGGATCTGAATTAGCTAAagaagatttttcaaaattccccAATTTTACTAGTTGCAGAAACTTTGTCAAAACTGCCGATGGTGCTCAACAACGAGTTATAGGTTGGCTTAATGTTAAcatcacttttaaagaaatGTCTTGTCCAATTAATCTTTTTGTAATACCAACAATTTCTCAACGACTTATACTTGGAATTGACTTTTGgaagaaatttaaattagtaCCGAATGTCATGGAATCCGCGGATTTATGTGATAAGTTATCGGTTAGCGCAAGTCCGTCTGTTTCGTCCGATAAGTCCGAAAGTCTGTCCGAGGTTTGTGGTAAATCTGATTGTGAGAAATCAGATGATAACTATATGTTAACTTCTAGTCAACAACAGCAATTAAACGCTGTCATTTCTCTTTTTCCAAACTTTGAGAAACAAGGGTTGGGAAGAACGGGCTTAATAAAGCACTTGATCGATGTTGGCGAAGCCAGACCGATCAAGCAAAGGTTCTACCCCGTATCACCAGCAGTGGAAAAACTAATGTTCACAGAAATTGATCGAATGTTGACATTGGGTGTTATTGAACCGTCAAACTCACCCTGGAGTTCCCCGATGAGACTGGTTATAAAACCGAATAAAGTCCGCCTTTGTTTAGATGCGAGAAAAGTGAATTCTGTCACGAAAAAGGATGCATATCCATTACCATCTATTGAGGGAATCTTTGCGCGTCTTCCAAAAGCCAATATCATTTCTAAGTTAGATTTAAAAGACGCGTATTGGCAAATAGCATTGGATGATGAATCGAAGCCCATAACTGCTTTTACAGTGCCTGGTAGACCATTATACCAGTTCACTGTAATGCCCTTCGGGTTGTGCAATGCACCCCAAACAATGAGTAGGCTTATCGATGAGCTAATTCCCCCAGACTTGAAGAACAGCGTCTTTGGTTACCTTGACGATGTGATTATTGTTTCGGAGAATTTCGAAGAACATATTGGCATTTTAATTCGTATAGCAGGACAGTTTCGTAAAGCTAATTTGACCCTAAACCTCtcgaaaagtaaattttgtgttACCAAAGTTAAGTACTTAGGTTATATTATCGGAGATGGTGGTATTGTTACAGACCCAGAAAAAGTAAGTGCGATCAGAAACTGGCCAACTCCAAAGAATATAAAACAAGTTCGTGGCTTCTTAGGTCTTGCAGGCTGGTATAGGCGATTTATTGCGAACTTTTCTAGCGTAGTTTATCCGATATCCGAAACCTTGTCAACTAAGAAGAAGTTTGTTTGGACTCCCGAGGCTCAACAGGCTTTTGAACAAATTAAAGATTTACTATCTTCTGCTCCTATTCTAAGTAACCCTGATTTTGAGAAAAAGTTTTTCGTCCATTGTGATGCCAGCGATTTTGGTATCGGTGCTGTGCTCGTTCAACTGGACAACAATAACGAGGAAAAGCCGATTGCTTTTATGAGCAGAAAGCTTAATTCCGCACAGAGAAACTACAGTGTGACGGAACGTGAATGTTTAGCGGCTATAGAAGCTATTCAACGATTCCGATGCTATCTCGAACTCCAAAAATTTGAGGTTATAACAGACCACTCCAGTCTTGTTTGGCTTATGAAGCAGCCGAATCTAAGTGGAAGATTAGCCAGATGGGCGTTGAAGCTTCAAGCATACAATTTCACCATAAGTCATCGCAAAGGTAAAGAGAACATCGTACCAGATGCTTTGTCACGAATCGAGTTCGGAGAAGTTAATTCGTTAGATTCATCAGAGCCAGAAATAGATTTGAATTCCACTTGTTTTGATGATCCAGATTACTGTGATTTGAAGAATAGGATACATGAAAACCAATCCCAGTTTCCGGATATAAAGGTCgttgaaaaatatgtatacataagAACCGAACATTATGACGGCATCGAATCAAACGAAAGCGAAGCTTGGAAGCTGTGGATTCCATATGGTCTTCGAACAACGCTTATAAAACGTTTTCATGATCCACCTACGGTATCTCACGGGGGAATGTCCAAAACTTTGGAACTCCTACGAAGAAAATTTTACTGGCCAGGAATGGTAGTAGATGTTAGGAATTTTGTAAGAAGTTGTGAACTATGTAAAACTACCAAACAcccaaattttgttttgaaaccgGAAATGGGTAAACAAACTATAACAATACGCCCCTTTCAGAGATTATATATAGACTTGTTAGGCCCTTATCCGCGTAGTAAAAAGGGAAATATTGGTATTCTTATAGTCTTGGACCATCTGTCAAAGTTTCAGTGGTTACAACCTCTGAAAAAGTTTACGTCTTCGTCAATAAAAGACTTTTTAGAAACACAGATATTCCATGTTTATGGGATACCGGAAACGATCGTTAGTGACAATGGGTCACAATTCAGAGCAAATgatttaaatgcatattttactTCTCTTggtattaaacatatttatacagCCGTTTATTCACCACAATCAAACGCGTCAGAACGTGTAAACCGTTCAATTATAGCGGCGATTAGAGCTTTTCTGAAACACGAACATACCAAATGGGATGAAAATCTCAGTGCGATCAACTGTGCTTTACGAAACGGATACCATCAATCAATAAACATGTCACCATATCATGTTGTGTTTGGATTTAACATGATAACACATGGATCCGCATATGCTTTGCTAAACAACTTGAAAACCCTAAATGAACCGACAGCTTCTTTATCTAGAGATGACCATTTACAATTGATTAGAAAGGACATACAGAAATATTTAAACCAGGcttataaacaaaatcaaagaACCTATAATCTACGAACCAGGCCTGAAAAGTTCCATATTGGTCAAGAGGTTTTACGTAGAAATTTCGTACAGAGTAATATGGAAAAGCGTTTTAACGCAAAATTTGCCCCATTGTTTGTAAAAGCCACTGTTAAGGAAAAGTTAGGAAACCATTACTATGTTTTAACAGATTCCGATGGAAAAATTGTGGGTACTTATCACGCTAAAGATATTCGTACTTAA